The genomic stretch GCAAGCACCACCACGAATCCGTGTCAATGTACGTGGGCAATTAACGACGCAAATGTGAGATCaccttaattaatttgattccAATTactaataaagaataaagatgACGTGGAAAAGCGAAGAGATACATGCATGGGCGCCCACATTTACCATATACTGCGCTAGCTGTTCTCACACGACACTTTTACCGTTGACGTTACTTCTCCGCCATGTATGGCTTCTGTGAAAGATTCGTCGACAAACCAATTGAGTCTGTCATCTACATTCATCACCAAGATTTGACCTGATATCCTTCCATTATTACGTTCCGTCGTGAATTCCCTATAAATTCGCGCCTTGTTCTGCAATTTAAAACCATTATAAAAATTTCTCTTCGCAGACCATGGAGCCGTGTCGAAGATTCACAACATCCCATGTACGTTTAATTAATTTCTCGATCTCCATGCTCGATTTTTCTTATCATTAATATTCTGCTTCTGTTTTCTGCGTTTTTCGTTTggtatatatatcatttttttagggCTAGATTCTGGGTTGAATCTCACAAAAACAGACTGTTTTTGCTCCTTAGTGGTATGAAACCAGCTCTCAAACAACCTTAATCTATCGTAAACACCAGTATATCTCAAAGAAAATTGCTAAGAAATAAGAAGATGTGAGAGCCCAGCAACGACCGAAACCCACTAAGATCAAAGAAATGATCTAGACAGACAAGCTATAAACCCGTTTTTCAAGTACTCCAACGCAAACTTTTCTAAAACAGCGGTTTCTATAGGTAATCTTGTTGTACgtctttctttgattttttttttttccctttattaataaataaataagtaaataaaagcagtattttcttttctttttgggtaaaACGTTTTAAAGTTTTACTTCTGTTAATTATTGACTGTTAAGAAAGGAATTTAAAGTCGATacgaaaattgattttctttgaTAAACAGGTTATTCGGACAATCCCAGCAATTCTTATATTGGGAATACTGAGTTTACGAGTCGCGGAATGTAGAGTTAAGGTTTCGTCCACCTTGCATTACTCGGCAATAAATTGTCGAAAGCACAGCGCGGTTTTGACGGAATTTGGAGCGGTCGGCGATGGAAAAACATCAAACACCAAGGCTTTCAAGGCCGCAATTGATAGCCTCAGCAAGTATGCATCAGATGGTGGGTCGCAGCTGATTGTACCTCCCGGAAAATGGTTAACTGGGAGCTTTAATCTCACCAGCCACTTCACTCTTTTTCTCCAGAAGGATGCTGTCATTCTTGCATCTCAGGTATGTGTAGCAATTTTTCTTTATGCCGGCCAGAGATGAACCTCTATTTAGTAAAGTCACTACAAATTTGAGTTACATATCCtttcccttaaaattttggataGAATTCACGATTGAAAGCTGGCTTAATTAAAGGGAAGGGTGCTAAAAGCATATATTCATATGGTTAAAATTAATAAACCCATGTGGAACACATGATCGTAACATACCATCACGTTTCGCAAACGACTTTCATGACAGTTCACTCTATCGACTCTAATTTTATCGATAGTAGCCCTTTCTCTTTTAGGTAGCTCTACTCACTTATCAGTATTTTAATTTAGCCCATAGGTCGCCCCCTTTCGTATAATTTGATACCAAATTATACAAAATTTGggcataatttatttttaaaaaccagTTTAATTACAAAGAGAAGATACCTAAAATTAGACTTAACTAGATCGAACCCATGAATTGTAACAAAATGCTCTCATGTATTGGCCAAGAAATTAGCCAGAGGCATTATAGCATGGAGAAATGCTAGAGATCCGGAAAATTTTCCAGAATTTAAGTTCCCGACTGACGTGGCTGTAGTTAAGTAAACTACagttaagtttttttgtttttgttttttttaataaaaagtaaacccacTCACCCACCCCACCCACGCATGCTATCCCCTTCACCTTCAgcatgcttctctctctctcccaaaaaTCACGCACAGCACAGCACAGTTCTGTCTACCCAACACCAGCAGCATCAAGGTTGGTGCAAAATAATCTCTAAAAGGAATTCATTGGCTCCACAGGAAATAAAGAGTACTGCAGATCTGTGAGAAGTACCagctgaaaaaaaataaaaataaaaaaaaataaaaaaaaaataaaaaatccctcTTGTCAACTGCGGGTGTcgccgagagagagaggagcgtGGGGAGAGAAGCACCGGATGGTGGACGTCAGCTCCAATCTGGTGCAGTGGGTCGGCGTGGGCGTGGGCCTTGTCGGAAGCCAAATGCGTGAGGGTGGGGGAGAGAGAGCAGACCTGTGgtgttggggagagaaattttttcttttggggccGAAGGGGATAggtctatttctttttttttttttttttttaataatagtaaCTTAACTGTAGTTTGTTTTACCAACGCCACGTCAGTCGGGAACCTCAATTCGGGAAAACTTTCGGGACGCGTAGCAGCTCTCTATAGCATGATAGCCATGCATGAAAGTGAAAGCCGACTTTTCATGAAAGATATATAACACCAACTTTTGGTAATTGTTACTAGCTCTCTGACCAAATGATCTGAACCTAAAGTCAAGGAATTGAAATTAGAcgttgaatatttttctttttctttccgtAATAGAAGCTAATTAAGTTTTCTTACGTGGAGTTAGAATACCACAAATTAACCTTCTTGGATTTCATGCATGTAGGCCGGCAACTAATTTAATCCTATGATtcccatcatatatatatatatatatatatatataatgttgtgCAATATTTGGTTACAATATGGTTAATTAATTCCCtctcatatttaatttttaattttttatgatgcTATCACTTGTCACATACGTGCGTGATCAAATATTATATTGGATCCAGGATATGGAGTCAGAATGGCCTCTTCTTCCTGTATTACCTTCTTACGGGAGGGGAAGGGATGCAGCTGATGGACGGTTCAGCAGTCTCATATTTGGTACAAATCTCACCGACGTCGTAATCACCGGTAATTATTTATGATAATTGTATATTTGATTTAATGACACATTGATTTTTGATAATTATTTTGGTTAATTGACCATGTCTAAGGGGCTCGATCCATTTGAATGTACCATTTAATTAGGTAACAATGGCACGATTGATGGGCAAGGTGCATTTTGGTGGGAAAAGTTTCGCAATGATGAGTTGAAAGTGACCCGGCCATACATGATCGAGCTTATGTACTCTAATCAAATCCAGATATCTAATCTTACACTAATCAACTCTCCTTCGTGGTTTGTCCATCCGGTGTACAGCAGGTTTGAGCATATGCTTCTTTCATTAAGTTTATCTTAATGCACACTTAATTGATCTTCTATTTTTGTGGTTCTGATTACAGTAATGTATTAATCCAAGGGCTGACAATCCTTGCGCCAGTTGACTCTCCTAACACTGATGGAATAGACCCAGGTTTGTTTGCCACTTGGAtgatcgatatatatatatatatatagattaaagTTGGGTTCGAATTTTACctaaagaaattaaacaaaCCAACTCCGGACTATTCCCTGTATACCAAATAATACACACTATTAGTTA from Corylus avellana chromosome ca1, CavTom2PMs-1.0 encodes the following:
- the LOC132188482 gene encoding probable polygalacturonase — its product is MEPCRRFTTSHVIRTIPAILILGILSLRVAECRVKVSSTLHYSAINCRKHSAVLTEFGAVGDGKTSNTKAFKAAIDSLSKYASDGGSQLIVPPGKWLTGSFNLTSHFTLFLQKDAVILASQDMESEWPLLPVLPSYGRGRDAADGRFSSLIFGTNLTDVVITGNNGTIDGQGAFWWEKFRNDELKVTRPYMIELMYSNQIQISNLTLINSPSWFVHPVYSSNVLIQGLTILAPVDSPNTDGIDPDSCTNTRIEDCFIVSGDDCIAVKSGWDEYGIKFGMPTKHLIIRRLTCISPDSATVALGSEMSGGIQDVRAEDITAIDTESGVRIKTAIGRGAFVKDIYARRMTFKTMKYVFWMTGAYSQHPDGGFDPNAIPHIQGINYRDVVAENVTYAARLDGIANDPFTGICISNATITLTVKPKKLQWNCTNIVGVTGNVTPQPCSLLSEKEGVDCPFPEDRLPIDDIQLKTCFATTHTLL